The following nucleotide sequence is from Salvia splendens isolate huo1 chromosome 2, SspV2, whole genome shotgun sequence.
CTCCACGTCGCAGTTGCTTCCACTGAGCAAAGACACGAGGATAAAAGACGAGCACCATAGACCCTTGAGTGGAAGCTCTGGGGATTCCTCCGACTGGGTACAGAAACACCCCTCCCCCACCCCGTCTCTTGTTATTGAAAAACTTGTATGAAACCATCTCACGGGTTAAAATCTGTGACACGATATTTATACCCAATTCCAAACCCATATCTTTTTGtcatatttgtaatttgttgtgTTTGGATCCGGATGGCAGTACGTCTCGCAGATCTTGACCCGTCAGACAGTCTTATACGAGACAACCTGCCCGCCCCCGTCTTGATATCTCTAACACCATACTTTTCTTGTATTCAGAGACCGCGGATACAAATCAATGGAAGGAATACGGAAGAAGGACACAATGAATCAGATCTAAGCAGTGCATAGTCAACGAACGAGACATTGTTGCAACGGTCCGTTTCCTTAGATCCGCCATTGGTCCGATCGTCTCATGGAAAGTTGCCATAGCTATTTCTCGAGGCCCGATAGCATCACCTGTAATCCTAGATCATGTATTCTTGGTTAGATTAACAAAGTTTACATAGTCACTCAGAGTGCTATCAATATCACATCAAGCAATTTCAAAGTTTTGATTTGGAtccaaacttttttttatcattcatCATTTCGTTATCTCAAAGTTTCTATCTTCTTTACTTCTTCAGAAAAACATACTCAAGTGCACATTAAGTGACTCAACCCCGACCTATTAGTTATAAGGATGAGTACTTAACGAATTAAGATGTGATTTGTCATCAATTTTTTTAGACAATGTGGGGTATAATTTCTACATTGGCATACTATTAATATTCCTTTTATATAGTTTATGAAATTGCAGAATGTTTTTGGAAATGGGCTGTACACAGCTAGTTTTGCTAGCCATGTGACATGATCCTTTTTGGATGTGCATCTTTCTTGATACTATTGTTTGGATATTTGTCCCTTAATTATTAGTGTAACAAAATAATCTAAGAATAGTTTTGTTGCATGTCCCACTTCAAAAACCTCCACCATCACTACCTACGTTGATAATTTTAGCATcctaataaataatagtatactCTTATAATTTATCTATGGGAAATATTTATAGTTGTTACATGTTAGTATACTCAACAATAGCAATTTCAAACCtacatttataaattttaaaatttagagagagagagtaatgaTTATTATTGCAGTAGGTGTGAGTGATAAAGCATTTTCCCTTTTGCATGCTTTGCTTTACCCTTTGTTAAAAAGAAGGCCCGTTTCTTGGTCACTAAATGCGGTGATGCAAATAATTACTATCCCcacatataaattttaaaaaatattaagagTATAGTTTACTTTAATGACAAAGGTATTCTATGTActatattgtgtgtgtgtgtgtgtgtgtgatttgaATGGTCATCTAATCTTactaggagtatatatttatgcATATATTGTTACCATTATTTTAGTGGCAGTTATTATAATATGTTAATAAGGATATGGCTGTGATTGGTGGGTTAActattttttgtgttttgttttcatatttaaCTTATAATAGAAATATCTTGTTCTTGATATCATATttaatcaattaattttattttatggtaAATGATATTTTTTGCATTGTATCGGAGATGATTTTTGCTAGTTTGGTGAGTAATATACTTGAATTAAGAGCCTCATGTTacgatatttatatttaattaaagttaAATATTGCTATCAAGGTAAGGAATGACGTCTTTCGTAAAACTTACTATTAAGCTAGTGGAAAAAGgaataataatgataattaatattattattaatatctTTTCAAAGAGACTGAAAAATTGTGCCACACACTATTTTCGAGATATGATCCTATGACTAATTATTTTGAATTAGAAAGTAGTACCAAACTTacttttgttattttgttttttcGAACTCTTTGAATCCACGCATTAACCGAGAAGACTAACACTTGAATAATTTTCAAAACAAATTTGTTTGTCCATATAAAATACATGGAGTATATTGAAATTGAAGGGACATGGCTCcaaaattttcattattaaACAGGGACCATTTTCTTTTAACATGAGTGTTACTATTACACACAGTTCTTATTTTGAGTAGGGTTCAAAATAAATTgatcaatttattttttatgttaaatTGATCAATTTGTTTTTTATGTTAAAACATAAAATAGACACTAATTCATGAAAATCGTAATTTGTGTGCCCTGTAAAATTTGGAATTCCGAGAAGACCTATCTATATATTTAATTGTCTTTTATATCGTTAATGCATTGTACGATAATATATTGAATTTTCGTTTATTTTAGAaactaatagtattattcataTATTACTGGATTGAGTCTTATATATATTTTCGGTAATACTATTTCCATGCATAATGGTTAATACATACGTTCAAATGAAGTCATTAAGATAGAATAATCACATTGAACCTATAACCACGAATCCATACAATATAGTAGTGTATAGTATATAATTTGTACACGAATAAAGATTTAGTAGTATAAACTAGTACTCCACACCCTACATAAAGCACAAAATTCAATCAACCTTTTTTGAGAGAGATATTCTAACAACTTTTTACTTACGATGTAAAAATTAACATAAAAGGCATTAAAAATACATAGTGGGAATTGACTAATTAGGTTGGTCATATGCTTTTATAAGAACTAGTGATTTAGGCACTCTCTATTCgcgtttttttaaaattaattttatttccggtCTCTAATTACGTGCGTATAATATTTACTGATAAAGTAATTAGATTCATATCAAGATTGAGTACATTCGTGATGTGTTAAATGCCAAAATTAAAACGCAACTAAGTAATAGTATAAGaccaatttaaaatatatagaaataatcccaaatgaaaatgaaattattttgtagTAATAAAAAATCACACTCTATAACGCGGATACATTTAGTAGGTGATAATTCCACTAAGCACattctatattattttttcatgGTTGAGTCTGTGATTGTGtttgtgaataataaaatagaggtggattaaaaaaacaaataaataaaactttgGAATTGGTCTTCCACGTCCGACGAAGAAAACTGCGTACTCAAATAATCTTGCAATagaatatatatagaaaaaggaCAACAAAAAATCTTGAAACCTTAACTTTATTTGGTCATTAAGAAGTTTTAGATAGAATTAAGAAAACTAATGTAggactaattaattaatctaggTTTCGTGAATCTTTAACTAAGATCGAAAGAGGATTCCGTTTAGTGATTGACCAACACAAAAAAAGTTCAGAAAGTATATCACTAAAAATATTGAAACGCAAATACTAGCGtttgaaaaatttaaaaataatcaaaatttatgACGCAAAATAAAGCATACCTAAGTCGATGGCAAATcattttaatcttttatttttttaggacacTTCTATTTGCATCTCCTAATTTTCGTTGGGACACTAACAATAAGGAAACCTTATGAAGCATTGGTGATATAATTAGACACACAAATTAGTGTCCTTAACAACATTAAAAAGTGTCATTATCCGATTTTTTGTTGTAGTTTATATTGAATAATTGGATAAGACGAATTTAAGAAAATGtggtgttttatttttatttttttataaattatgaatAGAGAAAATAACATTTTATTTGCACTACAGTTATTTGCCAAATATTTTTGTAGGTTATGGATAATTcgttaaaaaatagtactccataatttGTAACAAACTAGCCTTGATTGAAGGTATTGTCTCCTCTTATTACAGGCGAAACATGCCAAAAAACCTCAATGCGGATCgatctatttaattttttgttttatagtaGGAAAAAACAATCACATGGTGTGCTTTTGGGGAAAAATATGGTTGTATATTTTTATTCAAGAAAGATTAAAAAATGCTCTTAATTTCATATGGAAAAAATCTCATATTTACAGTTCTGTGACTGCATTATTAGATTTTGAATCCCCTATactttattggaaataatattcaTAAAATCATAATTTATTGACTTTTTATGGAGGTAAAATGTCATTAAAATATTGtatgtaaaataaaattggaTAACATATCCATAAAATATTCAGTTATTGCCTAATTTTGGTGACTGCATTATTAGATTTATAATAATCCCCAATACTTTATTGGAAGTGAGATCCATAAAGTCACAATTTAATGACTTCTGGTGGaggtaattaatataatattgtaTGTATTATAGTATGTATGTAGAATATTAGTATGCATTATAAGAATTAAATTAGataaaatattcataaaattGGATAACATAGAGTACTACATaagaataaaattatataaacttAAAGTGGATAATTAAAAATGTTTATAGTTTATGTACCTAATTACTTGGAGCAAATAACCAAGCATGTTCATTGTTCATCGCACGTAAATTAAGGCATACTACCTAGTACCAATTAATCTCGATTTTCTTTTACAATGCAACGTATAACTATTAAACTTACAAACTGAAAGAATTCACTTTGTtactttcattttattaatttgttttgtatGATGGAATGAATCGAAGAAGTGAATAGAATGAATATGAAACAGTGTTtatatttcttttatattttcattccaattaataaaatgaaaataaaaaacacatttcattccattccatcaaaTAAATTTCTCTAATTcagtaaaatatataaattccatgaaaagtaaattaaaagacTCTTTCTTACTTTCAATCATACAGGAAAATTAATTCAATACAGTTTACCtatatcaaaaaataaaattcactaACCTTTCCAACTTCcgaattaataaaatttaacacAAAATTCACATAATCAATACTCCATTATTAAATCTTCATtaaaacaaattcaaaaaaaatccgCCAACTAATGCAGAGAACAAGGATGAAAACAGGAATGATGAAGTAATTGAAAGACAGCATAAAGCAGGAAAAGCTAAACCTTGGTgccaaatattaaaaaaagaaaacaccTTTTtgagaaaacacacacacacacaccattCACAAAAAACGACCCCAAAAAAACCATAGCTTGTCTCTAATCCAGACTCCCCAACGCTTATAATGCATGCTTCTCCAATGTGAATTGGCGAAACCGGCGTTGTAATCACGTTTCTTGGATCCATAAACCCCTAAAAATCTCATCTTTTGAAGATATCAACAATCACATTCTTGCGCAGAAGATCTTCAAATGGGTGGGCGCTGCTCCAAGTTATCACAGTGTTGGTGGCCTTCCCATCTCAAGCCCACAGCTCTCCAATCATCTGATCCGGGTTAGGTTATGaactttgattttttatggGGTTGTGTTAAAAATGgcttcttttttaatttttgtgggTTTTTGCAGAAAATGGGGAGAAGGATTCGCTGCCAAGCTTCAGGGAGTTCAAATGGGACGAGCTGAAGGCTGCGACTGATGGGTTCAGTTCAGACAATATTGTTTCAGAGCATGGGGAGAAGGCTCCTAATGTTGTATACAAAGGCTTTCTTGAGAATGAGGGGTGGGTTGCTGTAAAGCGCTTCAATAGGTCTGCTTGGCCTGACTCTCGTCAGTTCTTGGTTAGTTTTGCTTCTTCATTTCATCTGCTGCAATTTTTCCTGTTTTTTTTTGCTCGAGTGGAGCTGTGATTTGTGTTATTGTTTGATCGGATTAGCTGTTTCTGATTGCATTtagtgtgtgtgagagagagtcTTGATCAGGATTAGTTTCACAATTTTAGAAGAAGTGAAGATTTGTTCACTTTCCAGTTTACCTAGTGCTCTTTTATGTTGTTTGatcttgtgtgtgtgtgtgtgtggattAAGATCAGTTTCTCAAGTAAGGAAACTAGGAGAAGGCTTGTTAAAATTCCATTTCCCTTAGTTATCTGATTTTGCACAATCGTATTGTATATGCTTTTTTAGGATCGTGATCGGTCTCTCAATAATACGAAAAGGATTAGGTTTTTGTTGAAGGTTTGTTCATTTTCCATAAAGCTCTGTGATTTTATTTGAtcttgtgtttgtgtgtgtgttgaaGGATGAGGCAAAGGCAGTGGGGAGCCTCAGAAGTGAGCGGCTGGCGAATCTGGTTGGATGTTGCATCGAAGGGGAAGAGAGATTGCTGGTGGCAGAGTTTATGCCTAATGATACGCTGGCTAAGCATCTTTTTCATTGTGAGTTCCCTTCATTTAGTTCATTCAGGAAATCGTGTCTAAGAAGCGCAGATTCCTTCATATAATTGTTGATCCACCGGAGAACATGGGTAGATACCGTAGATAATTAGGAATGTAGATTTGATCTTTGAAATTTAACACAACTTTGCTCCTGTTTGGTGAATCGGAACAGGGGAGGACCAGCCTATGAAATGGGCGATGAGGTTAAGAGTGGCCTTGTATTTGGCCCAAGCTTTGGAGTACTGCTCCAATAAGGGACGAGCGTTGTACCATGATCTCAATGCTTACAGAGTCTTGTTTGATCAGGTGAGGATAAACGCAATCTCTAGACTTAAGAGAATTGCCAAACTATGTGTTCTTATAGGTCTTGTTGCTTGTGCCCAGGATGGCAATCCGAGGTTGTCTTGCTTCGGGCTGATGAAAAATAGTAGAGATGGCAAGAGTTACAGCACGAACTTAGCCTTCACTCCTCCTGAGTACTTGAGAACTGGTAATATGCTTTATGAGCTAGTAATCTTTGTTAGTGATGCCCTCTGCTCCGTCTCTCATTTTCTTTGGGTTTGACTTTGATACGTTCCTCTGCAGGAAGAGTGACTCCGGAGAGTGTGGTTTACAGCTTTGGGACCATGCTGCTAGACCTTCTAAGTGGCAAGCATATACCTCCGAGCCATGTAAGCCTCCATGCTCGACTTAGAACCAGCTAAATCTACATTATCTCCTCACCCTTTGCTTGAATTCAATCTCTCAATGCATAGTGAGTAGAAGATTTTGATAGATT
It contains:
- the LOC121759983 gene encoding serine/threonine-protein kinase BSK5-like encodes the protein MGGRCSKLSQCWWPSHLKPTALQSSDPENGEKDSLPSFREFKWDELKAATDGFSSDNIVSEHGEKAPNVVYKGFLENEGWVAVKRFNRSAWPDSRQFLDEAKAVGSLRSERLANLVGCCIEGEERLLVAEFMPNDTLAKHLFHWEDQPMKWAMRLRVALYLAQALEYCSNKGRALYHDLNAYRVLFDQDGNPRLSCFGLMKNSRDGKSYSTNLAFTPPEYLRTGRVTPESVVYSFGTMLLDLLSGKHIPPSHALDLIRGKNFLMLMDSCLEGHFSNDDGTELVRLATRCLQYEARERPNAKSLVTSLVSLQKEDEVPSYVLLGVPQGNSNSTPQLQLSPMGEACLRMDLTAIHEILDKIGYKDDEGIANELSFQMWTDQMQETLNSKKHGDAAFRAKDITTAIDCYTQFIDGGTMVSPTAYARRCLSYLMNEMANEALADAMQALVVSPDWPTALYLQTASLFALGMENDAQESLKEATKLESKRNKN